A genome region from Myripristis murdjan chromosome 16, fMyrMur1.1, whole genome shotgun sequence includes the following:
- the mtcl3 gene encoding protein SOGA3, whose translation MNPSSADSPRQPDNSSRKQQQHRASSPAGLKDGGSKASQKGSNSSKPITSKQGGGGGGGGGRSSRGHSPVSTATGRDRQAGGASALRGAAAVQAAGAESPTLSRATAAERGGGQTSDDSSRSVSDASPPSRAEQSRVVSDQPCASKSPKLRTKNPKGGEAAAATSGGKKSSKSTVGCGPGFWKEGCLQSELIQFHLNKSLGKKGTKMQAKSASPPSSEPELSPEPGSPQPTPQPDQRLQEEIEKLEDENEDLKNEIEEMRAEMDEMRDTFYEEDACQLQDMRRELERANKNCRILQYRLRKAERKRLRFAETGEVDGELLRSLEQDLKVAKDVSVRLHHELENVEEKRTKTEEENEKLRQQLIEVEVTKQALQNELEKAKELSLKRKGSKDGQKAERKTPQTPIEEENEDLKCQLAFIKEEAILMRKKMAKIDKEKDRLEQELQKYRSFYGDVDSPLPKGEAGGPPTTRESELKLRLRLVEEEANILGRKIVELEVENRGLKAELDDMREDSLAAAGVDGSGSGGHQSREQGEALSELRQQLQLVEDEAELLRRNLADVEEENKKVTSELNKLKYKAGSHEAGSRHGGGGGADPAKVEALQEELKAARLQINELSGKVMQLQYENRVLLSNMQRYDLASHLGIRGSPRDSDAESDGGRDDDTPSASASSPRLLPPHRKREGPIGGESDSDEVRNIRCLTPTRSLYSPVDSRFLSRSLKDRQQMIDIRIEAERLGRTIDRLIADTSTIIAEARVYVTNGELFARLDEDEEGGRIREHELLYRINAQMKAFRKELQSFIDRLDVPKPEDKNAEEPLSMFQPIILLILILVLFSSLSYATIFKLVFLFTLFFVL comes from the exons ATGAACCCATCCTCTGCCGACTCGCCGCGGCAGCCAGACAATAGCAGccggaaacagcagcagcatcggGCCTCGTCTCCGGCCGGCCTCAAAGACGGCGGATCTAAGGCTTCACAGAAGGGCAGCAACTCGTCAAAGCCCATCACGTCAAAGCaagggggaggtgggggaggagggggagggagaagtAGCCGAGGTCATTCTCCCGTCTCCACAGCtacaggcagagacaggcaggcCGGCGGGGCTTCAGCCTTGAGAGGTGCGGCTGCTGTCCAGGCTGCTGGTGCTGAAAGCCCGACGCTGAGCAGGGCGACGGCGGCGGAGCGGGGCGGCGGCCAGACATCCGACGACTCCTCCCGCTCGGTTTCAGACGCCTCGCCGCCCtcaagagcagagcagagccgcGTCGTCTCCGACCAGCCGTGCGCTTCTAAATCCCCCAAACTGAGGACCAAAAACCCAAAAGGAGGAGAGGCCGCCGCGGCGACAAGCGGCGGCAAGAAGAGCTCCAAAAGCACAGTAGGCTGCGGACCCGGCTTCTGGAAAGAGGGATGCTTGCAGTCCGAGCTGATACAGTTTCACTTGAATAAGAGCCTGGGGAAGAAAGGGACAAAGATGCAGGCCAAATCAGCATCCCCGCCGTCCTCGGAGCCGGAGCTGTCCCCGGAGCCCGGTAGTCCACAGCCGACTCCCCAGCCAGACCAGAGGCTGCAGGAAGAGATTGAGAAGCTGGAGGACGAAAACGAGGACCTAAAG AATGAAATCGAAGAGATGCGAGCAGAGATGGATGAGATGCGGGACACCTTCTATGAGGAGGATGCCTGCCAGCTGCAGGACATGcgcagagagctggagagagccAACAAGAACTGTCGGATCCTCCAGTACCGGCTGAGGAAGGCGGAGAGGAAGAGGCTCAGGTTCGCAGAAACTGGCGAGGTGGATGGAGAGCTGCTCAGGAGCCTGGAGCAAGACCTGAAG GTGGCAAAGGATGTGTCTGTGCGTTTGCACCACGAGTTGGAGAAcgtggaggagaagaggacaaagacagaggaggagaatgagAAGCTGAGGCAGCAGCTGATAGAGGTGGAGGTCACCAAGCAGGCGCTGCAgaatgagctggagaaagccaAAGAG CTCtcactgaaaagaaaaggaagtaaGGATGGGCagaaagcagaaagaaagacaccACAGACGCCAATTGAG gaggaaaatgaggaCCTGAAATGCCAGCTTGCCTTCATCAAAGAGGAAGCCATCTTAATGAGGAAGAAGATGGCCAAGATTGACAAGGAGAAGGACCGTCTGGAGCAGGAGCTGCAGAAGTACCGTTCCTTCTACGGGGATGTGGACAGCCCTCTGCCTAAAGGGGAGGCCGGCGGGCCTCCCACCACCCGCGAGTCTGAGCTGAAACTCCGCTTACgtctggtggaggaggaggccaacATCCTGGGGAGGAAGATTGTGGAGCTGGAGGTGGAGAACAGAGGGCTGAAGGCCGAGCTGGACGACATGAGGGAGGACAG CTTGGCGGCAGCAGGCGTGGATGGTTCTGGCAGTGGAGGTCATCAGTCCAGGGAGCAGGGGGAGGCCCTGTCAGAGCTGaggcagcagctccagctggtGGAGGACGAGGCAGAGCTTCTCCGCAGGAATTTGGCtgatgtggaggaggagaataAAAAG gtGACTAGTGAGCTTAACAAGCTGAAATACAAGGCTGGATCCCATGAAGCTGGGTCAAGACACGGAGGAggag GAGGAGCTGACCCTGCTAAAGTGGAGGCCCtccaggaggagctgaaggcgGCGCGTCTGCAGATCAATGAGCTGAGTGGCAAAGTGATGCAGCTTCAGTACGAGAATCGTGTGCTGCTTTCCAACATGCAGCGCTATGACCTGGCCTCCCACCTGGGGATCCGCGGCAGCCCGCGAGACAGCGACGCCGAAAGCGATGGAGGACGGGATGACGACACGCCCTCGGCCTCGGCCTCCTCCCCTCGCCTCCTCCCACCCCACCGCAAGCGTGAGGGCCCCATTGGAGGTGAGAGTGACTCCGATGAGGTCAGGAACATCCGGTGCCTCACCCCGACACGCTCCCTCTACTCTCCTGTGGACAGCCGTTTTTTATCCCGAAGCCTGAAGGACCGGCAGCAGATGATCGACATCCGCATCGAGGCAGAGAGGCTGGGCCGGACCATCGACAGGCTCATCGCTGACACCAGCACCATTATCGCCGAGGCCCGTGTCTACGTCACCAACGGGGAGCTGTTTGCCCGGCttgatgaagatgaggaaggGGGCAG GATCAGGGAGCATGAGCTGCTGTACCGTATCAACGCCCAGATGAAAGCCTTCAGGAAGGAGCTGCAGAGCTTCATCGACCGGCTGGATGTTCCCAAGCCGGAGGACAAAAATGCAGAGGAACCACTGTCT ATGTTTCAGCCCATTATTTTGCTGATCCTCATTCTTGTTCTGTTTTCCTCACTCTCTTATGCCACCATTTTTAAATTGGTATTCCTTTTCACCCTCTTCTTTGTCCTGTAA